A window from Flavobacterium sp. 83 encodes these proteins:
- the atpH gene encoding ATP synthase F1 subunit delta, with translation MASTRAAIRYAKAILDLANSKGVAEVVNNDMKSIASTINGNLELSTFIQNPTMKVEVKEKALLEVFAGINGVTQGLFHLLFENKRFEILEAIALEYSKLSDIMNGVEVAQVTTAIAMDTALEAKVLAKIATFSDKKITIENIVDASIIGGFILRIGDKQYNASVANRLQVLKRELSN, from the coding sequence ATGGCAAGTACAAGAGCAGCAATTCGTTATGCAAAAGCAATTCTAGACTTAGCAAACTCAAAAGGTGTTGCCGAAGTTGTAAATAACGATATGAAATCTATAGCTTCAACAATTAATGGTAATTTGGAATTGAGTACGTTTATTCAAAATCCAACCATGAAAGTGGAAGTGAAAGAGAAAGCACTGTTAGAAGTTTTTGCAGGTATCAATGGTGTAACTCAAGGGTTATTTCATTTGTTATTTGAAAACAAAAGATTCGAAATTCTAGAAGCAATTGCTTTAGAATACAGTAAATTATCTGATATTATGAATGGTGTTGAAGTAGCGCAAGTTACTACCGCTATTGCAATGGATACAGCATTAGAAGCTAAAGTTTTGGCTAAAATTGCAACATTTTCAGATAAGAAAATCACAATAGAGAATATAGTAGATGCTTCAATCATTGGAGGATTTATTCTAAGAATAGGCGACAAGCAATATAATGCTTCAGTAGCCAACAGATTACAAGTATTAAAAAGAGAGTTAAGTAATTAG
- the atpA gene encoding F0F1 ATP synthase subunit alpha, producing the protein MAEIKPAEISAILRKQVEGFESGATLEEVGTVLQVGDGIARVYGLSNVQYGELVEFDNGLEAIVLNLEEDNVGVVLLGPSTGIKEGSTAKRTQRIASLKVGEQMVGRVVNTLGFPIDGKGPIGGDLYEMPLERKAPGVIFRQPVTEPLQTGIKAVDAMIPVGRGQRELVIGDRQTGKSTVCIDTILNQKEFYDAGKPVFCIYVAIGQKASTVAGIAKMLEEKGAMAYTIIVAANASDPAPMQVYAPFAGAAIGEYFRDSGRPALIVYDDLSKQAVAYREVSLLLRRPPGREAYPGDVFYLHSRLLERACKVIADDGIAKDMNDLPDSLKSIVKGGGSLTALPIIETQAGDVSAYIPTNVISITDGQIFLDGDLFNSGVRPAINVGISVSRVGGNAQIKSMKKVAGTLKLDQAQFRELEAFAKFGSDLDAVTLNVIEKGKRNVEILKQGLNDPYTVEDQVAIIYAGSKNLLRNVPVNKVREFEKDFLEFLNNKHRATLDALKAGKLTDEITDVIETVAKELSAKYN; encoded by the coding sequence ATGGCGGAAATCAAACCTGCTGAAATTTCAGCAATATTAAGAAAGCAAGTAGAAGGTTTTGAATCTGGTGCTACACTAGAAGAAGTAGGAACAGTACTTCAAGTTGGAGATGGTATTGCTCGTGTTTACGGGCTTTCGAATGTTCAATACGGAGAATTAGTTGAATTTGACAATGGATTAGAAGCTATTGTTTTGAATCTTGAAGAAGACAATGTGGGTGTGGTACTTTTAGGACCATCTACAGGAATCAAAGAAGGTTCAACTGCAAAAAGAACACAACGTATTGCTTCTCTTAAAGTAGGAGAACAAATGGTAGGTCGTGTAGTAAACACTCTTGGTTTTCCAATTGATGGAAAAGGACCAATTGGTGGAGACTTATACGAGATGCCTTTGGAAAGAAAAGCTCCTGGAGTTATCTTCCGTCAACCAGTTACTGAGCCATTACAAACAGGTATTAAAGCAGTAGATGCAATGATTCCAGTAGGTCGTGGACAACGTGAGCTAGTTATTGGTGACCGTCAAACAGGTAAATCAACTGTTTGTATCGATACTATCTTAAATCAAAAAGAATTTTACGATGCAGGAAAACCTGTATTCTGTATATATGTTGCAATTGGACAAAAAGCGTCAACTGTAGCAGGAATTGCTAAAATGTTAGAAGAAAAAGGAGCAATGGCTTATACCATTATTGTTGCTGCTAACGCTTCTGATCCAGCTCCAATGCAAGTTTATGCTCCTTTCGCAGGTGCTGCAATTGGAGAATATTTTAGAGATTCAGGTCGTCCGGCTTTAATTGTTTATGATGATTTATCTAAACAAGCTGTTGCTTACCGTGAGGTTTCTCTTTTATTAAGAAGACCACCGGGACGTGAAGCATATCCTGGAGACGTTTTCTACCTTCACAGTAGATTATTAGAGCGTGCTTGTAAAGTAATTGCAGATGATGGAATTGCTAAAGACATGAACGACTTACCAGATTCATTGAAATCAATTGTAAAAGGTGGTGGTTCATTGACTGCTTTACCAATTATTGAAACTCAAGCTGGTGACGTTTCTGCTTATATCCCAACAAACGTAATTTCGATTACAGATGGTCAAATTTTCCTTGATGGAGATTTGTTTAACTCTGGGGTTCGTCCAGCAATTAACGTAGGTATCTCGGTATCTCGTGTTGGAGGAAATGCACAAATTAAATCAATGAAAAAAGTAGCTGGAACATTAAAACTAGATCAAGCACAATTCCGTGAATTGGAAGCGTTTGCTAAATTTGGTTCTGATCTTGATGCAGTTACTTTAAACGTAATTGAAAAAGGAAAAAGAAACGTTGAAATCTTGAAACAAGGTTTGAACGATCCTTATACTGTTGAAGATCAAGTTGCGATTATCTATGCTGGTTCTAAAAACTTATTGAGAAATGTTCCTGTGAATAAAGTAAGAGAATTTGAGAAGGATTTCTTGGAATTCTTGAACAACAAACACAGAGCAACTCTTGATGCTTTGAAAGCAGGAAAATTAACAGACGAAATTACAGATGTAATCGAAACTGTAGCAAAAGAATTATCAGCAAAATATAACTAA
- the atpG gene encoding ATP synthase F1 subunit gamma: MANLKEIRNRITSVSSTMQITSAMKMVSAAKLKKAQDAITAMRPYAEKLTELLQNLSATLEGDAGGEFTTQREIKKVLVVAITSNRGLCGAFNTNVIKEAKSRSEFYAGKQVDIFAIGKKGNDVLSKSLSIVDNQSAIFDDLTFDNVAKIADLLTEKFVSGEYDKIELIYNQFKNAATQIVQTEQFLPLAPIKSDLAVSTGDYIFEPSKEEIVLTLIPKSLKTQLYKGIRDSFASEHGARMTAMHKATDNATELRNQLKLTYNKARQASITNEILEIVGGAEALNG, from the coding sequence ATGGCAAATTTAAAGGAAATCCGTAATAGAATTACTTCCGTTTCATCTACGATGCAAATTACATCGGCAATGAAAATGGTTTCTGCAGCAAAGCTAAAGAAAGCACAAGATGCAATCACAGCAATGCGCCCTTATGCCGAAAAATTAACGGAATTATTGCAAAATCTTTCTGCTACACTTGAAGGTGATGCAGGTGGTGAGTTTACGACTCAACGTGAGATAAAAAAAGTTTTAGTGGTAGCCATAACTTCAAATAGAGGTTTGTGTGGAGCATTTAATACGAATGTTATCAAAGAAGCTAAAAGCCGTTCAGAGTTTTATGCCGGAAAACAAGTTGATATTTTTGCTATTGGTAAAAAAGGTAATGATGTTTTGAGTAAATCACTTTCAATTGTGGATAATCAAAGCGCTATTTTTGATGATTTGACTTTCGACAATGTGGCTAAAATTGCAGACTTATTAACGGAGAAATTCGTTTCTGGAGAATACGATAAGATTGAGTTGATTTACAATCAATTTAAAAATGCTGCGACACAAATCGTTCAAACTGAACAATTTTTGCCATTAGCACCAATAAAATCAGATCTTGCAGTTTCAACTGGCGATTACATCTTTGAACCTTCAAAAGAAGAAATCGTGTTGACTTTGATTCCAAAATCATTAAAAACACAATTGTATAAAGGAATTCGTGATTCATTTGCTTCAGAGCATGGAGCGCGTATGACTGCGATGCATAAAGCAACTGATAACGCAACTGAATTGAGAAATCAATTGAAATTGACTTATAATAAAGCACGTCAAGCTTCTATTACTAATGAGATCTTAGAGATCGTTGGTGGTGCTGAAGCATTGAATGGATAA
- a CDS encoding DUF547 domain-containing protein — MKNYLITLSEKILLKAQINEDSVSLRRELFYVKQKNLEVNLITDDLRKAFWINIYNAYVLILANETKQQKKLFKQKRIKIARNRLSLNDVEYGILKRYKFKIGSIYIYDPFYSKFIKNIAINQVDVNLHLRLDSNALMDI; from the coding sequence TTGAAAAATTACTTAATTACATTATCTGAAAAAATTTTATTAAAGGCTCAAATAAATGAGGATTCTGTCTCATTGCGGAGGGAACTTTTTTATGTAAAACAAAAGAACTTAGAAGTAAACTTAATTACTGATGATTTAAGGAAAGCGTTTTGGATAAATATATATAATGCATATGTTCTTATACTTGCAAATGAGACTAAACAACAAAAAAAACTTTTTAAACAAAAGCGAATTAAAATTGCCCGAAATCGGTTGTCATTAAATGATGTTGAATATGGAATCCTAAAAAGGTATAAATTTAAAATAGGTTCTATTTATATTTATGATCCATTTTATTCTAAATTTATTAAAAATATAGCTATCAATCAAGTAGATGTAAATTTACATCTTCGTTTGGATAGTAATGCATTAATGGATATTTAA
- a CDS encoding N-acetyltransferase, which translates to MKLEIRELSSLDEMLVNIEVMRFLYPTFTLEKYESYLVEMIPHNYKQVAVFENEVCVAVSGFWSGTKLWSGKYIEIDNFIVHPEHRSKGLGKMMTDYIDTKAKQTGCTMIVLDAFTGNFTAHRFYYNQGYVPKGFHFLKILNEEGLS; encoded by the coding sequence ATGAAATTAGAAATTAGAGAACTGTCCAGTTTAGACGAAATGCTTGTTAATATTGAGGTAATGCGTTTTTTGTATCCCACATTTACTTTAGAAAAATACGAATCGTATTTGGTTGAAATGATTCCACATAATTACAAGCAAGTTGCTGTATTTGAAAATGAAGTTTGTGTGGCTGTTTCAGGATTTTGGTCGGGAACAAAACTCTGGTCAGGAAAATATATTGAGATTGATAATTTTATCGTTCATCCCGAACATCGCTCCAAGGGTTTGGGGAAAATGATGACCGATTATATAGATACAAAAGCAAAACAAACAGGCTGTACTATGATTGTTTTGGATGCTTTTACGGGAAATTTTACGGCACACCGCTTTTATTACAACCAAGGATATGTCCCAAAGGGATTTCATTTTCTTAAAATTTTAAACGAAGAAGGATTAAGTTAA
- a CDS encoding lipopolysaccharide biosynthesis protein: MGLYKSLFKQTAIYGLATVIPRMFSFLLVPLYTDLLPKAEYGKVSIIFAWMIFFNVILAYGMETAFFRFYNNETNKKSVVETTMVSIFWTSISFLFIGLLYRNTLSQWSGIDTQYITYTIWILALDALVIIPFSKLRAYQKPMVYAAIKIGNVLINLSLSVFLLLFLPKIAQSNPDGFLGSLYIENFQIGYIFLANIIASLLTFVVLSPDYILLKWKFDAALWKRMMRYGLPIMVAGIAFAINEQFDKILLGKLLPVNIAEAEVGVYSACYKLGLFMVLYRTAYTLGIEPFFFSHASNANAPQTYATVTKYFVIFGSFILLGVIVFADILKQLMIRDASYWEAMKVVPLIILANFFLGIYTNLSVWYKLIDKTYIGAYISIVGAIITLVLNYLLIPTMSYYGSAIATIAAYGSMMFISYYLGNKYYPIPYDAKKIGGYLGLSIGFSAISFYGFRENYFVGIPLLLAFMYFIYYNEKEMLTRILNRKNN; this comes from the coding sequence TTGGGATTATATAAAAGCCTTTTCAAACAAACAGCCATTTACGGACTAGCTACTGTTATACCTAGAATGTTCAGTTTCTTATTAGTTCCACTTTATACTGATTTATTGCCAAAAGCCGAGTATGGAAAAGTTTCCATAATTTTCGCCTGGATGATTTTTTTCAATGTTATTCTTGCTTACGGAATGGAGACCGCTTTTTTTAGATTTTATAATAATGAAACCAACAAGAAATCTGTTGTAGAAACCACAATGGTTTCAATTTTTTGGACCTCCATTTCTTTCCTGTTTATTGGGCTTTTATATCGAAATACCTTGTCACAATGGTCAGGAATAGATACACAGTACATCACCTATACCATTTGGATTTTAGCATTGGATGCGTTGGTGATTATTCCGTTTTCAAAATTGAGAGCCTACCAAAAACCGATGGTGTATGCCGCAATCAAAATTGGAAATGTTTTAATTAATCTTTCATTGAGCGTTTTCCTTTTACTTTTTCTACCTAAAATAGCGCAATCAAATCCCGATGGTTTTTTAGGTTCTTTATACATTGAAAACTTCCAGATTGGTTATATCTTTTTAGCTAATATTATCGCTAGTTTATTGACATTTGTAGTGCTGTCACCAGATTATATTTTGCTAAAATGGAAATTTGATGCTGCTCTTTGGAAACGAATGATGCGTTACGGATTGCCTATAATGGTGGCCGGAATTGCATTTGCCATTAATGAACAGTTCGACAAAATTCTATTAGGGAAATTATTACCGGTAAATATTGCTGAAGCTGAAGTTGGAGTATATTCAGCCTGCTATAAACTGGGTTTATTTATGGTGTTGTATAGAACGGCCTATACTTTAGGAATAGAACCCTTTTTCTTTAGCCATGCTTCTAATGCTAATGCACCGCAAACCTATGCGACAGTGACTAAATATTTTGTCATTTTTGGTTCTTTTATTTTATTGGGAGTAATCGTTTTTGCCGATATTTTAAAACAGCTTATGATTCGGGATGCATCCTATTGGGAAGCCATGAAAGTCGTTCCGCTTATTATTCTAGCTAATTTTTTCCTAGGAATTTATACGAATCTTTCGGTATGGTACAAACTCATCGATAAAACCTATATTGGGGCTTATATCTCCATTGTTGGAGCAATAATAACATTGGTGTTGAATTACCTGCTTATTCCAACGATGAGTTATTATGGTTCAGCAATTGCAACAATTGCTGCTTATGGAAGCATGATGTTTATTTCTTATTATTTGGGGAATAAATATTATCCAATACCATATGATGCCAAGAAAATTGGGGGATATCTAGGTCTTTCAATAGGATTTTCGGCTATTTCTTTCTATGGTTTTAGAGAAAATTATTTTGTTGGAATTCCACTATTACTCGCCTTTATGTATTTCATATATTACAACGAAAAAGAAATGTTAACCCGAATTTTGAACCGAAAAAACAATTAG
- the dut gene encoding dUTP diphosphatase, whose translation MTIKIINKSQHALPNYETIASAGMDLRANLTESITLKPLERAIVKTGLFIELPIGYEAQVRPRSGLAAKKGITVLNSPGTVDADYRGEIGVILVNLSNEDFVIENGERIAQLIIAKHERAEWIEVQELTETSRGEGGFGSTGVK comes from the coding sequence ATGACTATAAAAATTATCAATAAATCGCAACATGCTTTGCCAAACTATGAAACTATAGCTTCGGCAGGAATGGATTTAAGAGCAAACTTAACAGAATCAATAACCCTAAAACCACTGGAAAGAGCCATTGTAAAAACGGGTCTTTTCATAGAATTACCTATAGGTTACGAAGCACAGGTTCGTCCAAGAAGTGGTTTGGCTGCCAAAAAAGGAATTACAGTCCTCAATTCTCCCGGAACAGTTGATGCTGATTATCGAGGCGAAATAGGAGTGATTTTAGTAAATTTAAGCAATGAAGATTTCGTTATCGAAAATGGGGAACGCATCGCACAACTCATCATTGCAAAACACGAACGTGCAGAGTGGATTGAGGTGCAGGAATTAACTGAAACTTCGAGAGGCGAGGGCGGTTTTGGAAGTACGGGAGTGAAATAA
- a CDS encoding STM3941 family protein, with the protein MIENNTSKFKSTDLHFYSSKIKAFFLLLVSSLLVFCGIFLYKNIFNFELKPFKSIMLLFGYSIFVFGIIISILYLIRTKPLLTVTTNEIIIYNILTKQININFEGIKSFFVITTSYRGIANNRQICIEMKKPTKKYSDSWFYKLLLKFDIKIANSQYVIQTNCLNINHKKLLAILNEHLKKMPDNGL; encoded by the coding sequence ATGATAGAAAATAATACATCGAAATTTAAATCAACCGATTTACACTTTTATTCAAGTAAAATAAAGGCGTTTTTTCTATTGTTAGTATCTTCACTTCTAGTATTTTGTGGAATATTTTTATATAAAAACATTTTTAATTTTGAATTAAAACCTTTTAAAAGTATAATGTTATTATTTGGGTATAGTATATTCGTATTTGGAATAATAATTTCAATTTTATATTTAATAAGAACAAAACCACTTCTTACTGTTACTACAAACGAAATCATTATTTATAATATTTTAACAAAACAAATAAATATAAATTTTGAAGGGATTAAATCGTTTTTTGTAATAACTACTAGTTATAGAGGAATTGCCAACAATAGACAGATTTGTATTGAAATGAAAAAACCAACAAAAAAATATAGTGATTCTTGGTTTTACAAATTACTATTGAAATTTGATATAAAAATTGCGAATTCACAATATGTAATACAAACTAATTGTCTAAATATTAATCATAAAAAACTATTAGCGATTTTAAATGAACATCTAAAAAAAATGCCTGACAACGGTTTATAG
- a CDS encoding sugar phosphate nucleotidyltransferase: protein MKIIVPMAGRGSRLRPHTLTIPKPLIPIAGKPIVHRLVEDIAAVLNQDIEEIAFIIHESFGAKVEEDLIAIAQKLGAKGTIYYQNEALGTGHAIMCAKDSLSGPAVIAYADTLIRADFDLDQNADSVIWVKQVDHPEAFGVINLNEANEIVELVEKPKEFVSDLAVIGIYYFKDVAVLKNELQLVLDNNIIHGGEYQINDGIKQMMAKGMVFVPGKVDEWMDCGNKDVTVETNSRMLGFLHNDGIHLVDFDVKLENSTIIPPCYIGEDVVLINATVGPNVSLGNGCHVSNSTIKNSLVQTHSHIKNANLDNAMIGNHASFDGNFTSISIGDYSVLE, encoded by the coding sequence ATGAAAATAATAGTACCAATGGCTGGGCGAGGTTCCAGATTAAGACCACATACATTAACTATTCCTAAACCATTAATTCCTATTGCAGGCAAACCTATTGTACACCGTTTGGTCGAAGATATTGCAGCGGTTTTGAATCAAGATATTGAAGAAATTGCCTTTATCATTCATGAAAGTTTTGGAGCAAAAGTAGAAGAGGATTTAATCGCAATTGCTCAAAAGTTAGGTGCTAAAGGGACAATTTATTACCAAAACGAGGCACTTGGAACGGGTCATGCCATTATGTGTGCCAAAGATTCTTTGAGTGGACCAGCTGTTATTGCTTATGCCGATACTTTAATTCGTGCCGATTTCGATTTAGATCAAAATGCCGATAGTGTAATTTGGGTAAAACAAGTAGATCATCCAGAGGCTTTTGGGGTGATAAACTTAAACGAAGCAAATGAAATAGTCGAACTGGTTGAGAAGCCTAAGGAATTTGTTTCGGACCTTGCTGTTATAGGAATTTACTATTTCAAAGATGTTGCCGTTTTAAAAAATGAACTTCAATTAGTATTAGACAATAATATTATTCACGGCGGAGAATATCAAATAAACGATGGAATAAAACAAATGATGGCAAAAGGTATGGTATTTGTTCCCGGTAAAGTAGATGAGTGGATGGACTGTGGAAACAAAGATGTTACGGTGGAAACGAATTCCAGAATGTTAGGGTTCTTGCATAACGATGGAATACATTTAGTAGACTTTGACGTTAAGTTAGAAAATTCAACAATTATCCCGCCCTGTTATATTGGGGAAGATGTAGTTTTGATTAATGCAACTGTTGGGCCTAATGTGTCACTAGGAAATGGATGTCATGTCTCAAACAGTACTATAAAAAATAGTTTGGTACAAACCCACTCCCATATTAAAAATGCGAATTTGGATAATGCTATGATAGGGAATCACGCCAGTTTTGACGGTAATTTTACAAGCATCAGTATTGGGGATTATTCAGTGTTAGAGTAA
- a CDS encoding lipopolysaccharide assembly protein LapB, giving the protein MKKGAFIFLFLVLQCNSTLLLAQTEPEEIKQDKDQFQEFFYEALLQKGIENYDKAIKALEQCAKLQPNNATVYFELGKNYLASKDYGNAYSAFEHATQIDPKNRWFWVGMYDVSYETSNYNQALIAINKLIPFDEKYKEDLTSLYMGTKQYDKALDLINELNATFGKSERRELYKMQILSEGKFQDVEESNLIEQIGKSPKEESNYIALINLYSKNNETEKAFEITKKLAAAIPNSEWAQVSLFKVYLDNNDAPKAINAMNVSLASAKIDSKIKHRMLNEFLIFVDKNPQYTPDLEKAIAYFDTDATVDVAKEIGKYYHSKKQWDKAIPFYERALKNGSTEDIETNLLLLQAYTEVKQFDLVAKKAMTMIETFPTQPQFYYYSGLANNQLQHYKNAVTILEMGMDYLIDDITLETNFNIQLGEAYNGLGDFKKKEVYFSKANELLKQKK; this is encoded by the coding sequence ATGAAAAAAGGGGCTTTTATATTTCTGTTTTTGGTTTTGCAATGCAATTCAACGTTGCTATTGGCACAAACTGAACCGGAAGAAATTAAGCAGGATAAAGATCAGTTTCAGGAATTTTTTTATGAAGCGTTGCTTCAAAAGGGGATTGAAAATTATGACAAGGCGATTAAAGCTTTGGAGCAATGTGCAAAACTTCAACCCAATAATGCTACAGTCTATTTCGAATTAGGAAAAAACTATTTGGCTTCAAAGGATTATGGAAATGCCTACAGTGCATTCGAACACGCTACGCAAATTGATCCAAAAAACAGATGGTTTTGGGTGGGAATGTATGATGTGAGTTATGAAACCAGTAATTACAATCAAGCGCTGATTGCCATCAATAAATTAATTCCATTTGATGAGAAGTATAAAGAAGATTTGACATCGCTTTATATGGGAACCAAGCAATATGATAAAGCGCTTGATCTCATTAATGAATTGAATGCCACTTTTGGAAAATCAGAAAGAAGGGAATTATATAAAATGCAGATTTTATCGGAAGGGAAATTTCAAGATGTTGAAGAGTCTAATTTAATAGAACAAATCGGTAAAAGTCCAAAAGAAGAATCCAATTATATTGCTTTGATTAATTTGTATTCCAAGAATAATGAAACGGAGAAAGCATTTGAAATAACCAAAAAGTTAGCGGCGGCAATTCCAAATTCTGAATGGGCGCAAGTGAGTTTATTTAAAGTTTATTTGGATAACAATGACGCTCCAAAAGCAATCAATGCGATGAATGTTTCTTTGGCCAGTGCCAAAATAGATTCAAAGATTAAACACAGAATGCTGAATGAATTCTTGATTTTTGTGGATAAAAATCCGCAATATACTCCTGATTTAGAAAAAGCCATTGCCTATTTTGATACTGATGCAACAGTTGATGTAGCCAAAGAAATTGGAAAATATTATCATAGTAAAAAGCAATGGGACAAAGCCATTCCGTTTTATGAACGTGCTTTGAAAAATGGTTCGACCGAAGATATTGAAACGAATTTGCTTTTGCTTCAAGCGTATACCGAAGTAAAACAGTTTGATTTGGTTGCTAAAAAAGCCATGACAATGATTGAAACATTTCCTACGCAACCACAGTTTTATTATTATTCCGGTTTGGCAAATAACCAATTGCAACACTATAAAAATGCAGTAACAATTCTGGAAATGGGTATGGATTATTTGATAGACGATATAACATTAGAAACAAATTTCAATATCCAGCTTGGAGAGGCATATAACGGTTTAGGCGATTTCAAGAAAAAAGAAGTGTATTTCTCCAAAGCCAACGAATTATTAAAACAAAAAAAATAA
- a CDS encoding DUF4292 domain-containing protein, whose product MKKFSILLVLAFFMASCKSKAIVAEATIKSKGLTADKIIENHYNNKNNFSTLYIKSNARYADEKQTQNVTAEIKIKKDEQILISIRFLGITMAKALITPTAVSYYEKINGSYFEGDFSGLSQWLGTDLDFTKIQNMLLGDAIDDLNKGKYTESLVEQTYRLDDVSNGNTRKSFFFDADKFLVKRQEIKQTAEDRMIQVAYSDNKVYNEATLPSNVSINTFQKKGKTEINLDYNTITFNEELSFPYSVPNGYKRIIIK is encoded by the coding sequence ATGAAAAAATTTTCAATATTACTAGTACTTGCATTCTTTATGGCTTCCTGTAAATCTAAAGCTATTGTAGCTGAAGCAACTATAAAATCAAAGGGTCTTACTGCTGATAAAATAATAGAAAATCATTACAACAATAAAAACAATTTTTCTACATTATATATTAAGTCTAATGCAAGATATGCTGATGAGAAACAAACTCAGAATGTTACTGCCGAGATAAAAATCAAGAAAGACGAACAAATCTTGATTAGTATTCGGTTTTTGGGAATTACAATGGCCAAAGCATTGATTACACCAACAGCAGTGAGTTATTATGAAAAAATAAACGGTAGTTATTTTGAAGGGGATTTCAGCGGATTGAGTCAATGGCTAGGAACTGATTTAGATTTCACTAAAATTCAAAATATGTTGCTTGGTGATGCTATTGATGATTTGAATAAAGGAAAATATACGGAATCATTAGTGGAACAAACCTATAGATTGGATGACGTTTCTAATGGAAATACTAGAAAATCGTTCTTTTTTGATGCGGATAAATTCTTGGTCAAAAGACAGGAAATAAAACAAACCGCTGAAGATAGAATGATACAAGTTGCTTATTCAGATAACAAGGTGTACAATGAAGCCACATTGCCGTCAAATGTTTCCATAAATACGTTTCAAAAGAAAGGGAAAACAGAAATTAATTTAGATTATAACACAATAACCTTCAATGAGGAACTTTCTTTTCCTTATAGTGTTCCAAATGGGTACAAAAGAATTATAATTAAGTAA